A genomic region of Persephonella marina EX-H1 contains the following coding sequences:
- a CDS encoding sensor histidine kinase — protein MRKDFKEKYRDFQKRRRNIVIISIVLTVFIVGNLYIFHEISKVKDIFNPYVFLLIININVVFFLGILAISLRHLIKLFFEKEQPAGKLRKKLSFILISMVIIPAMILSVASISLISNATNLWFSGKVERALNSLEKITDENLKEYSQFLKEVVYLLENKKITPYEAFKKFNIRSMVILDNNRKPLIVYGKPIKKLSDKDFKRKRYIFEYRGNHYLKFISRYEKNKYIVIEYRLPPFLSKYKKDLEHISDVYSKFRYYKNPIRVSYIVTMLTITMFVIFAALWFSQYVVRNLTFPLEKLVEASKKLASGDLNIKVGIKAPDEIGILIEEFNKMVDELKELYIKLERSNKDLKANKEYLEAILENARTGVIYSNRFGKIENINKAASDILGVNPENLKNRDITEFMNSIGIDIYNLDREQTLNLNGKIIIAKLTKLSPRGYILVFDDITDIVAAEKVLAWKEIAKRIAHEIKNPLTPIRLSAERIKRQYENKNPKFPEILDKAVNVIHTEVDYLSKLVKDFSQFASSGINTELEEINLKRLFDELKNSYQTDGFEINLDIDDDLRIKADKKQIRQAFLNIIQNSFESVEDGRGKLNIKAEKKDGKVRIIFKDNGKGIDIAELDKVFIPYYSKKSKGSGLGLAITKEIIENHKGSIKALPSERGAVFEVILPVT, from the coding sequence ATGAGAAAGGATTTTAAAGAGAAATACAGAGACTTCCAGAAAAGAAGAAGAAATATTGTAATAATATCAATCGTTCTGACGGTATTTATAGTCGGAAATCTTTACATATTTCACGAGATCTCAAAGGTAAAAGATATATTCAATCCATACGTATTCCTTCTTATCATAAATATAAATGTTGTATTCTTCCTTGGTATTCTTGCTATATCCTTAAGACATCTTATAAAACTCTTCTTTGAGAAGGAACAGCCTGCGGGAAAGCTGAGGAAAAAACTGTCATTCATACTTATATCAATGGTTATAATCCCAGCTATGATCCTTTCTGTTGCATCAATATCTCTGATATCAAACGCAACAAACCTCTGGTTCAGCGGTAAGGTTGAGAGAGCATTAAACAGTCTTGAGAAGATCACAGATGAAAATCTAAAAGAGTACAGCCAGTTTCTGAAAGAGGTTGTTTATCTCTTAGAGAACAAAAAGATAACACCTTACGAGGCTTTTAAAAAGTTTAATATAAGATCAATGGTGATCCTTGATAATAACAGAAAGCCGTTAATAGTTTATGGAAAACCAATAAAAAAGCTTTCAGATAAAGACTTTAAAAGGAAAAGATACATATTTGAGTATAGGGGAAATCATTATCTGAAGTTTATCAGCAGGTATGAAAAAAATAAGTATATAGTTATTGAGTACAGACTCCCTCCATTTCTTTCCAAATATAAAAAGGATCTTGAGCATATATCGGATGTATATTCCAAATTCAGGTATTACAAAAATCCGATAAGGGTCAGCTATATTGTAACAATGCTTACGATAACGATGTTCGTTATATTTGCCGCACTCTGGTTCTCACAGTATGTGGTCAGAAATCTAACATTTCCCCTTGAGAAATTAGTTGAGGCTTCAAAAAAACTTGCTTCAGGAGATCTGAATATAAAAGTTGGTATAAAAGCACCTGATGAGATAGGTATTCTTATAGAAGAGTTTAATAAGATGGTTGATGAGCTCAAGGAGCTTTATATAAAACTTGAAAGAAGTAATAAGGATCTGAAGGCAAACAAGGAGTATCTTGAAGCTATACTTGAGAATGCAAGAACTGGAGTTATCTATTCAAACAGATTCGGGAAGATAGAGAATATAAACAAAGCAGCATCTGACATACTTGGAGTAAATCCAGAAAATCTTAAAAACAGGGATATAACAGAGTTTATGAACAGTATAGGCATTGATATCTACAATCTGGACAGGGAACAGACATTAAACCTGAATGGAAAGATCATAATAGCAAAACTCACCAAACTATCTCCAAGGGGTTATATACTTGTATTTGACGATATTACTGATATAGTTGCGGCAGAAAAGGTTTTAGCATGGAAAGAGATAGCTAAAAGGATAGCCCACGAGATAAAAAATCCTTTAACACCTATAAGACTATCTGCAGAGAGGATAAAAAGACAGTACGAGAATAAAAATCCAAAATTCCCAGAGATACTTGATAAAGCTGTTAATGTCATACATACGGAGGTTGACTACCTTTCAAAGCTTGTTAAGGATTTCAGTCAGTTTGCATCTTCAGGTATAAATACAGAGCTTGAGGAGATCAATCTAAAAAGACTCTTTGATGAGCTGAAAAACAGCTACCAGACTGACGGCTTTGAGATCAATCTGGATATAGATGATGATCTTAGAATAAAAGCTGATAAAAAGCAGATAAGACAGGCTTTCTTAAATATAATCCAGAACAGTTTTGAGAGTGTAGAAGATGGCAGAGGAAAACTCAATATAAAAGCTGAAAAGAAGGATGGTAAGGTCAGAATAATCTTTAAAGATAACGGTAAAGGTATTGATATAGCAGAGCTGGATAAGGTGTTCATCCCCTACTACTCTAAAAAATCAAAGGGAAGCGGTCTTGGTCTTGCCATAACAAAGGAGATAATTGAGAACCACAAGGGAAGTATAAAGGCTCTTCCTTCAGAGAGAGGTGCTGTTTTTGAGGTTATACTTCCTGTTACCTGA
- a CDS encoding RNA methyltransferase: MENSHVFISVVHYPAVNKDKKWVVTSFTTLDFHDIARPARTYELGGYYIVQPLEAQQFVISQQIKYWLEGFGSRFNPRRAEAAKLVRLVSSITEAIEDIEKNTGKKPKLVATSAKKYPQTLSYSDLRKKMEKKEDVYLILMGTGWGMPEELVKSCDYILEPILGPGTYNHLSVRNATAIILDRLFSVNRELESL; the protein is encoded by the coding sequence ATGGAAAACAGTCATGTTTTTATTTCTGTAGTTCATTATCCTGCTGTAAATAAAGACAAAAAGTGGGTTGTAACATCTTTTACAACACTTGATTTTCATGATATAGCAAGACCTGCCAGAACTTATGAACTTGGCGGTTATTACATAGTACAGCCCCTTGAGGCACAGCAGTTTGTAATATCCCAGCAGATAAAATACTGGCTTGAAGGTTTTGGGAGTAGATTTAATCCAAGAAGAGCTGAAGCTGCGAAACTGGTGAGACTTGTTTCATCAATAACTGAGGCTATAGAAGATATTGAGAAAAATACAGGAAAAAAGCCGAAGCTTGTGGCAACATCAGCAAAAAAGTACCCACAGACTTTATCATACAGTGATCTGAGGAAAAAGATGGAGAAGAAAGAAGATGTTTATCTGATACTTATGGGAACAGGCTGGGGTATGCCTGAAGAGCTTGTTAAAAGCTGTGATTACATACTTGAGCCTATACTTGGACCTGGAACATACAATCATCTTTCAGTAAGAAATGCAACAGCTATAATACTTGACAGACTTTTTTCAGTTAACAGGGAGTTAGAGAGTTTATAA
- a CDS encoding citryl-CoA lyase yields the protein MEKKWRTAISWHFDHEAYVRGYKLADLIGTLSFTEAIFLVLKGELPSEREKRVLDSIFVSLVEHSIAPPSVIAARAVASGGNSLHVGVGAGILAFGEAHGGALEGAMRFLQENAEKDPETVVNEFFKEGKRIPGYGHRYYKKYDPRSLKIMEIAEREGFYGKYCEFAGKVEKIIEKIKGKKLVLNVDGAIAAVVSEMGFDWRLGKGFFIIGRTAGLVAHVYEELTMEKPFSKRLDEEKEVEYLGLSPRELPERFRKRD from the coding sequence ATGGAAAAGAAATGGAGAACAGCTATAAGCTGGCATTTTGACCATGAGGCTTATGTGAGAGGTTATAAGCTTGCTGATCTGATCGGGACATTATCTTTTACTGAAGCTATATTTCTCGTTCTGAAGGGAGAGCTTCCCTCAGAAAGGGAAAAAAGGGTTCTGGATTCTATATTTGTATCACTTGTTGAGCATTCAATAGCTCCACCATCTGTTATAGCTGCGAGGGCTGTTGCAAGTGGTGGGAACTCCTTACATGTTGGTGTAGGTGCTGGAATTCTTGCATTTGGTGAGGCACACGGAGGAGCTCTTGAAGGGGCTATGAGATTTCTTCAGGAGAATGCTGAGAAAGATCCCGAAACTGTCGTAAATGAGTTTTTCAAAGAGGGAAAAAGAATACCGGGATACGGTCACAGGTATTACAAAAAGTACGATCCAAGATCATTAAAAATTATGGAGATAGCAGAAAGAGAAGGTTTTTACGGGAAGTACTGTGAGTTTGCAGGTAAAGTTGAGAAGATTATAGAGAAGATAAAGGGCAAAAAACTTGTTTTGAATGTTGATGGTGCTATAGCCGCTGTTGTTTCTGAGATGGGTTTTGACTGGAGGTTAGGAAAAGGATTTTTCATAATCGGGAGAACTGCAGGACTTGTTGCCCACGTTTATGAGGAATTAACAATGGAAAAACCTTTTTCAAAAAGGCTTGATGAGGAGAAGGAAGTTGAATATCTTGGATTAAGTCCAAGGGAGCTTCCTGAAAGGTTTAGAAAGAGGGATTAA
- the secG gene encoding preprotein translocase subunit SecG, with protein MEILYTVLSILLFIVAVLLIIIILMQKTKGAEIGAIFGSGAAAAVLGAGASNILTKITYWLGGIFLFIVFALSFIHHKTLKAPTVIQDIPAQTEKAPAEQNNK; from the coding sequence TTGGAGATACTATACACGGTTCTCTCAATACTGCTTTTCATTGTTGCTGTATTACTGATAATAATAATTCTGATGCAGAAAACAAAAGGGGCAGAGATAGGGGCTATATTCGGATCAGGGGCAGCTGCAGCTGTTTTAGGAGCCGGTGCGTCCAATATACTTACAAAGATCACTTACTGGTTAGGTGGGATATTTCTTTTTATAGTTTTTGCACTCTCATTTATACATCATAAAACACTTAAGGCACCGACTGTTATTCAGGACATCCCTGCACAGACTGAAAAAGCACCAGCAGAACAAAATAATAAATGA
- the tpiA gene encoding triose-phosphate isomerase produces the protein MRYLVAANWKMNKTVGETLEYLDRFLPSVKDLLSVDIMIAPPFTALSSASIRLDAAKKEGEYNVKLGAQNMYYVEKGAFTGEISPVMLNELDVEYVILGHSERRHIFGEKDDLINKKVITAVETGIRPILCVGETLEEREQGKTLSVVERQIRNGLAGVEKDMAFIDIAYEPVWAIGTGVNATPEQAQEVHRFIRSLINEISKGNDSNTRILYGGSVNEKNARDLIKEPNVDGFLVGTASLDPERFYKIITEVLEV, from the coding sequence ATGAGATATCTTGTAGCAGCAAACTGGAAGATGAACAAAACGGTTGGAGAAACACTTGAGTATCTTGACAGATTTTTACCTTCTGTAAAGGATCTTTTATCTGTTGATATTATGATAGCACCTCCTTTTACAGCTTTATCATCAGCATCAATAAGACTTGACGCTGCAAAGAAGGAAGGTGAGTATAACGTAAAGCTTGGTGCCCAGAATATGTACTATGTTGAAAAGGGAGCTTTCACAGGTGAGATCTCGCCTGTTATGTTAAATGAGCTTGATGTTGAGTATGTTATACTCGGTCATTCTGAGAGAAGACATATATTTGGTGAAAAAGATGATCTTATAAATAAGAAGGTTATAACAGCTGTTGAGACGGGTATAAGGCCTATACTATGTGTAGGTGAGACACTTGAAGAGAGGGAGCAGGGAAAAACATTATCGGTTGTTGAGAGACAGATAAGAAACGGTCTTGCTGGTGTAGAAAAGGACATGGCCTTTATAGATATTGCTTATGAACCTGTCTGGGCTATAGGGACAGGTGTTAATGCAACACCTGAACAGGCTCAGGAAGTTCACAGATTTATAAGATCACTTATAAATGAGATCTCTAAGGGAAATGACTCAAACACAAGAATACTTTACGGTGGAAGTGTTAATGAAAAGAATGCAAGGGATCTCATAAAGGAACCGAATGTTGATGGATTTCTCGTTGGGACAGCAAGTCTTGATCCTGAAAGATTTTATAAGATAATAACAGAGGTTTTAGAGGTATAA
- the mraY gene encoding phospho-N-acetylmuramoyl-pentapeptide-transferase: MLYHLLYELFDINLFKYITFRGFYALITSFGISLILGPYIIRRLKVFQYKEGGYIREYTPDTHIAKKHTPTMGGILIILSVIVSSLLWCRLDNFFVWLVIFVLVSFAFLGGLDDYKKITKKKGLSTKTKFVWQFIIALVASVSLYLYPKYDTVLYFPFLKDVYIDLGLFYIPFMIFIIVGASNAVNLTDGLDGLAIGPSLMSIAAFAFFAYVAGHSKIASYLHLPHISGSGELTVFMMALLGAGLGFLWFNSFPAEMFMGDAGALSIGAVLGTVSIITKQEFVLAIVGGVFVAETLSVIAQVAYFKATGGKRLFKRAPIHHHFELLGIPEPKIVVRVWIISIILAIIALSTLKIR; encoded by the coding sequence ATGCTTTATCATCTTCTTTATGAGCTTTTTGATATTAATCTTTTCAAATATATAACATTCAGAGGTTTTTATGCTCTTATAACATCATTCGGTATCTCACTGATTTTAGGTCCTTACATCATAAGAAGACTTAAAGTTTTTCAGTATAAGGAAGGTGGTTATATAAGGGAGTACACACCTGATACACATATAGCAAAAAAGCATACTCCGACTATGGGTGGGATACTTATCATACTTTCCGTTATCGTTTCTTCTCTCTTATGGTGCAGACTTGATAACTTTTTTGTATGGCTTGTTATATTTGTTCTTGTATCCTTTGCATTCTTAGGTGGACTTGATGATTATAAGAAGATAACAAAGAAAAAAGGTTTATCAACTAAAACTAAGTTTGTCTGGCAGTTTATTATAGCTCTTGTTGCATCCGTATCACTTTACCTGTACCCAAAGTATGATACAGTTCTTTACTTCCCATTTTTGAAGGATGTTTATATAGATCTGGGATTATTTTATATTCCCTTTATGATATTTATAATTGTTGGTGCATCAAATGCTGTAAACCTTACTGACGGCCTTGACGGTCTTGCTATAGGACCGTCACTTATGTCTATAGCTGCTTTCGCATTTTTTGCCTATGTTGCAGGGCACTCAAAGATAGCAAGTTATCTGCATCTTCCACATATATCAGGTAGCGGTGAGCTGACAGTTTTTATGATGGCCTTACTTGGTGCAGGACTTGGATTTTTATGGTTTAACTCGTTCCCCGCTGAGATGTTCATGGGAGACGCCGGTGCTCTATCCATAGGCGCCGTTCTTGGAACAGTATCAATAATAACTAAGCAGGAGTTTGTCCTTGCAATAGTAGGTGGTGTTTTTGTAGCTGAAACACTATCCGTTATTGCTCAGGTTGCATACTTTAAAGCGACAGGTGGGAAAAGATTGTTTAAGAGGGCTCCTATACATCATCATTTTGAACTTCTGGGAATTCCGGAGCCTAAAATAGTGGTCAGGGTGTGGATAATCTCTATAATACTTGCGATAATAGCCCTTTCAACACTCAAGATCAGGTAA